The window cacgcaattttgtgggtcgagaacttaaaactactgggtctgagagatagGAAAAACTACTTTACTCTgcctactgggtctaagaaatgAGAACGTATGGAACTTGCATGACTTTTGAGAAacgagatattttaaagttctaagatAACTGGAGTTAACTTAACTAGAcggactttcctaatttgggcAGGCAGGGACAAAGCGAAAAGTAGAGACAAGTTTtcttaaactaccagggtctggaaaagtatgcagaaaagtaaaaagacaaAGCGTATAGTACTGACAGGGTCTGGAGAAcaatgcagaaaagtaaagtacatgcagaaaagtactgacataaagcagatctggttctaactacccacaacttcatcttcttcgggaatcaaacgagaatagcagataaaacagagtattaaacaccatgaaaacagagcaaacttcagatctaactaaaacgagaaatttaagcctaaactaacagatctacgctactggacctaaaggatgcagaaacagaaagtaaatagccataatcatgcaaacGTAAACAGCAAACATCAGATACAtgaaactccaactcaaatccaccacgattcaacaaatTCAGACACCTCCATACGTAAATCCacaacctccaacaacaaaccaacagatctcagctccaaacatccaacaataaacaaaaacGAAAGCAAAAGGCAAGAAACAAACATCAACTCAGCGAGATccaacaaaaaccaacatgaacttccataataacgaGAAATAGGTTcgaatccagtagatcaaagcaagaaCTAGAGTTACGAAGCTTAAAACCCAACAAGTACTTGAAACGAAAGTAAACTAAGCAAAGcaaagtaaatattgtttcttcgccttcacaaggcgatgttacacagcagcaaaacgacgatgagaaccacggtggccagaatcctccatctccaagtgcgcagcaagtgaaaatgagaaatttgaagtgtggaactaaGGTATGGAACGAAAGCTTGAGCTAAGAGTGTGTACAAGTGGTcgtcttgttcttcaaggttgagctctttatatatgtgaggctctgatccctagggtatccctaTGGTGATTTGACGCTcttgcccttgagtaagactTTTAAAATGATCTGCTCATGCTCCATTCTGttcctgtcgccaacttttaaTTCTCCCAGGTCTGGACGACGACGtctgatttttacttcaatttcttttcttttgcatctgccaggtcaggtaacagCAACTCCTAGGTCCGGCAtatttactacgcacctgaactcataaacgcacattagcgcccccaaatgcacaaaattttaacccaaaaccaatgaatgaaacgagccttattaaactgctcacacttaaaccatacttgtcctcaagtataaagacaagaaaaaggaataaggcaAGTTTCAATGCATGGATTCCCCTTAACCGACtctactaaaaagaaaaagactcAAACTACTAGACCTAGACGCTAAAGGACTTAGACAAAGAAAACAGacaaaaacacatatactAAAACACATTAACACATAAATGCATAAACTGGTTTATATTCTAGCAGCCATCCCCACAAgcttaaggtcaatccaagaATCTACAGTCTCCGAATCTTCACCTTCCCTTCTTCTATCTAATCGGCTTGTCagtttgtcaagatagcctctAACTTCACTAACTGTTGGAttcgctcgatcactcattcctcatcatggatgttaggatcgttcGCTCTTATATTGTTATATCATTGATGCCTCGGGTCAGAGAGTTCCCCTGTCTTTactcttattataatttttttctccttccctcctggactttgtccagcttatacctccagttttttttttttttcagactctctggactttgtccagcttattcctcctttttagaccctggacttcgtccagcttatacctctcCCGAGAGGTTATTTCTATCACCAAAACTTTTCTCCTTCTAAGTTCTCTCCCTAAGCATCAAGTGGCAGCCCTCTCATTTTTTGTTAGTATGAAGTGTTTAAGGCTTATAGCTCACTTTTATggagggcttcacaactagatCAGTCGAGGCATATTCTATCGTCCTTACTTCATCCAaaccgattttgatttattaaggaaaagggcatcaaagttgacatgcattctctcttcaattactcTCACTAAGGGGCTTTTGCTTTCTATTTACCAGTTATGCATAAACACAGAATTTCCTACTAAACGACTTACTactaactcctagacctagcAAACAGACACACATGCTTGACACTAACTTGCACTAACTCCctcccccctcccacttcaccaTGCTTGTCCCCAAGCATTTTTGGTGAAGTGGAAATCAGGGCTAAGTTTGTGTGACACTCAACAGACTCAcaaaacacatattatataaaaacaaacttctcacacttagaccgagcatcgggctaagtgggagaagatacaCAAATATACAAACTTAACAGATAAGCAAGGAGTATTCACAGAAACATATAAACGGGCATGCTTTGTAAAAAgaactaaaacataaaaagatataaaaaaaacggAAACTTAAACTTACTTGGTtatttgggggggggggggggtttcAATTCTGGCTCTGGTCCCCCGTGGGACCAGATTTCTTGGGCACCGTCTTCACTTTCTTCTGGCTTGGTTTGGGTTCATCATCTTTCTTGGCCTTCTGTTCCCCTGGCCTAGGGGTATCCTTTTTCGCTGGTACACTGGTGGTGGTCTCACTGTCCTTCCTCTTCCTGGCTTATGGCATTTCCTGGACGCTGGATGCGGGCTTTTCTGGGGTCACTCCTGGGGTCAGTTGCCTAAGCTCTGTGGGCAGCTTCGGGGGCATGCGCTGCTGTTGGGCCCGGAGGATCTTTTGGTCAACCACGGTGACCATTCTCATCATTGTCTCCACAGCCTGGGCCATCTTGTCAGCTTGCGCACCCATCATCTCCCTCTGAGTTACCGCCTCTTGGTGCAGCTTCAGCAAAATCTCCTGTTGCTGCACCGTATTTGCGCCCAGCTTTAACATCGTCTCCTCCATCCTTGTCTGCCACCCTTCATTTGCCACTCTTTCACTACCtttttcttctgtcttctcaGTCTTTATCTTGACTCCATCAAACCTCCCCACTTCGTAAAATCTCAGCACGTCATCCTTCATTATCGTCAATCCTTTATTGAAGAAGAACGCGAGATCGAAGTATCCTGGGGCGCTATACATTGGCAGGTTTGTGACTGAGTCGGCTATCTTCATTGACACATTCCTCTGGAGGTATGCTCCCAGCAAGTTGCAAGTGTAGAGATGGCAGTCGGAGTGGGTTCTGACTCCCTGGCACGCATAAGCAGTCCAGTACCCGAGGTGGACCTTTACGTTGTTCAGCATACACCACATGAAGTATAGCTCTGGAGTGGTAAGGGTTGCACCTACTTGACCCAGGAGATTGTACCCAATATACACTTGTGCCAGGCGGAGCACTGGATCAGTAATGTGTACCCCTTCGATGTGCTTGTCTTGAATTTGGCCACCTTCTTGTGGGAAATCATCCTCCAGGCCTCCTCAGCATCGAAGCCTGCTGTGTTCTTGGGTGCGCCGATCTCCCTCTCATTCCAGGtcccttcttcctcttcctcgggTGTGAGTAGTCTCATTCTCAGTGACCACTCTCTAATACTCATCTTCCATCTCTTCATTGAACAGTTGGAAGGAGATTGTGTCCGCGTCGAGATCCGTAGTTTGCTTGAAAATGAAGGATGTGAAGAACTACTTCGCCAGAGCCACCGGTACCTCCTCTTCGCTGTGGTTAAGAAGCCACTCAAACCCGATGCTCTTGAAGTAGGAGATGAACTTCTTCTCCACTCCCAGATCCCTCAGGTCCGAGAGGCACAACTTCTTCCCGGATTTCGCCGACTTCCCATTCGCGGCGCGTCCATCACATGCTCGCTGCAACTTGGGGTCCTCAAACTGGACCATCGCTTCCAACAACCTCTTGGTCACTAGGACCTCCATCGTTTTGAACGGGCTTTCTTCCACATTAGGTATTTCCGCCTCCTCTTCTTCTGTCGGATGGGCAAATGGCACTCGGATCGCCTCCGGCTCGCTAATCACCAGAGTGGTGTTCGTGGGGCGAGATTTCTTCTTTTGGGGCTTAGCAGTATGCTTTCCCTTCCTCTTCCTTTCCGCCTCATATCTCGTCTCCAGGGCCTCTGGAGAAATATCCTTCTCGGCTGGCAAAGTTTCCTGGACCTGAGGGATATCATCCCATGTTTCCTCTATGTCATCCAGCCTCAGGTTCTTGGCCCTGCCTGCCTCTGCCTCATCCTCCTGCTTTCTATTCCGACAGGACTGATTCCTCGTCAACCTCTCATCTATCGGGGTCCCTTGGTCATCAGTTGGGGTGTCGTCTTCCACGACTATCTCCGTCTCTATCTTCTCTCTTACGTCCTCGGTCTCTTCTCTGTCAGCAtctctttctccttttttctCGACATCCTCCCCATTAACATTCTCTTCCTCCTCTGTCTCCTTCTCAACAACTTTCTCATCAACACTCCCACCTTCCTTTTCAGCCTTCTCATCACCCATTGCTTCACCTTCTTCACCTACTCTACCCTTCTCACCATCTACAGCCTTCTCCACATCCTGCCCTTCCGTCTCTTCTACATCCCCTGATTCCACTTCATGGTTCTCCCTTGCTTCAACACCCTCCCCACTGTCTATACCCTCTCTTTTCTCCCTCATCCCCCGACCTAGTGGCCTCTTCATCCAATGTTTCCGCTTGCTCAACTCGTTCACCCTCCTCCTCTCTGTCAGATTCTTCAATATCCATCCTATCACCCTCCTCCTCGATAGTTTCTTCCTCATTTACAGAGGACTCGGCTAGGGGTTCAGTTTCTGTTTGAGGAATAGTGTTTGGGGGGTTCGTTTCTTGGGTTAGGGTTTTAGGTAAGATTTGGGGGTTTTCTTGGTGTGGGGTCAAGGCTTGTGCTGTAGATGTTTCGATTAAGGTTTTGGGCCTTGGTGGGATTGTAAGTGGGGTTAGGGCAGGAATTACCTCTTCTTGTTTTCGGCATGCCTCCGACATCTTGGCGAATAACTTGCTCGCCTTCGGCTTTTTCccatatttcttcatgaaTTCCTGTATGACCTCCTCTTCGTCTAGATCTTCGTCGTCGGATTTCGCCTCAGTGGAGATAATTTCGGCGGTGGGGTTGCTTTGGCAGATGTCCGGTTGTGGTTGAACTTCGGCCGGCGTGGGCTGTGGTGGAACTTCGGCTGGTGCGGGTACTGGATTTCTTTCTGGCGGCGGTGACGGTGGTTTCTCGGCCGCAGGGGTCGAACTCGTCGCCGTCTTTTTGGTCCTTTCTTTCGGTGGGTTCTTCCCGCGGGCTGAGCGGGCCATCGGATTCCTCTGCATTTTGGTTCGTCGCGGTGGTTGTGGTGGTAGATGatcggtggtggtggtggtatGCTTTCGGCACTgcagagagaaaaataatttttttggagttaggttttaggagttatgggaattttaatttaggagagggaagttaattagttttaggGAAGTTATTTtaggaagaaaaaagaaaataaaacgaaaataaaagaaaagaaataaaagaaaaagaaaacgaaataaaataaaacgacATGATTGGCTACAGGCGAACGGTCGCGTCCTGACGCAAGCAACCGTACGCCTCGCCAgctttttgaaattcaaaacttTTTAACTTCCCCctaatttctctcttcttccctCGGACCGGATAATCCTCAACACTTCgtaaaaaaaacgaaatttgCTGAACATCTGGGTCAAAAAGATAAGCTTTTCAAATTTGTGTATTTCCTCAGACGCTCagaatttcaaaaatcttttTGGGTTTTAGAAGTATatacttttctattttcataaaaaaaaacttattcaaGTTATTTACATCTAAATGTTTAAACATTCTTGGGAACTAACTGGTCCAGTCAGTTGATCAAAAAATTTACCCTATCTACCTGACCCAGTAATTCCctaagaatatttaaacatggcTTACTAGGCAATAGTGGAAGGTGTGTggagtggaatttcttccacttcaCACAACTTCGAGCTATCCCTAAACACcttcactctatgaccattaacTAGGAAAGGAACAGAGTTAGCATTGACTCCCTGAATTTCCACTGCTCCATGCGCTCGAATGCCAACGATTGTGTAAGGCCCTATCCACTTGGACTTCAGCTTTCCAGGCATGAGCATGAGCTTTGACTGAAAAAAGAGTACTTTCTGTCCGAACTGCAGCTCATTGACCCGAAGGTTTTTGTCGTGCCAGAGTTTGGTCCTCTCCTTATACCACATGGCTGAATCATATGACTCCAACCTCAATTCCTCTAGTTCCTGCAGTTGCAGTTTCCTCTCTTCCTCACAAGCATGAgccttcatattcatttccTTGACTGCCCAATACGCTTTGTGTTCTATCTCTACGGGCAGGTGGCACATTTTTCCGAATACAAATCTGTAGGGTGACATTCCTATTGGTGTCTTATAAGCGGTTCTATAGGCCCAGAGGGCATCATCTAGACGcttgctccagtccttcctCGAGGTATTCACCGTCTTCTCTAGGATGCCCTTGATCTCTCAATTTGAGATTTCAGCCTGCCCATTTGACTGGGGATGATACGCAGTAGATAACCGATGGTGGACTCCATATTTTCTCATCAGTGCTTCAATCGTCCTATTACAGAAGTGAGTTCCTTGGTCTGAGATGATCACTCGGGGCACGCCATATCGGTTGAATATATTGGCCTTTAGAAACTTTGAAACTTCCTTCGCGTCGCTTGAACTTGTAGCCTTGGCCTCTATCCATTTAGACACGTAATCCACagcaaccaatatatacgtATTTCAATATGAAGATGGGAATGAgcccatgaagtccatgccCCAAACATCAAAGATCTCGCAGACTATTATCGGAGTCTGTGGCATCTCATCTCTCATAGAAATCCCTCCGGTCAGTTGGCACCTATTGCAATTCTGGCAGAACTCATAAGCATCCCTATTCAGCGAAGGTCAGTAGAAACCGCTATCCAGAACTTTCCTTGCAGTTTTCCATGGGCCGAAATGGCCACCACACGCTAGTGCATGGCAATGGTTCAGTACGTCTCTTTGCTCCCACTCTGGAATACACCTTCTtatcacttgatctgagcCCATCTTCCAGAGGTATGAGtcatcccaaaagtagtacttggattcacttttaattttcatcctctgggccctAGTGATTTCTTGTGCGGCAGGTAGTTCTCTAGTAACTAAATAATTCGTCAGGTCCGCGAACCAAGGCTCGTCATTCAGTTTGCCTTTCCGTTTCTCCGACTCCTCCGGCCCAGTTAACACTAGCACTGCTACCCATCTGATGGGTCTAGTGGATCCCCCTAAGTAATACAAACGCTCCTCTGGAAAAGCATTGGGTACGGCTTCCTCATCTTCTCCTTGGGTAATTCTGCTTAAGTGGTCAGCCACTCTATTCTCGCTCCCTCTCTTAGCTTTGACTTCTCAGTCGAACTCTTGCAATAGCAGCACCCATCGGATTAGCCTTGGCTTAGATTCCTTCTTGGCTAGGAGATATTTAATTGCGGTGTGGTCAGTGAACACTATTGCCCTCGACCCCAGTAGATATGGTCAGAATTTTTCAAATGAGTACACCACAACCAGCATCCccttctcggtggtgtcatagTTCTTCTGGGCCTGGTTGAGAGTCTTTGATGCGTAAAATATGACATAACTTTTTCCTTCGATCCTCTGGCCCAAAACCGCTCTTATTGCAAAGTCACTTGCGTCACACATTACCTCGAAGGGGTAATTCCATTTGGGCGAGCAGATTATCGGAGCTGTGACCAGGCAATCCTTGAGTAGTTGGAAGGCTTTTTTACACTTatcatcaaactcaaactatACATCATTCTGGAGAAGCCTTGTCAGGGGCTGGGCGATTTTCACGAAATCTTTAATGAACCTTCGGTAGAACCCAGCATATCCCAAGAATCCTCGAATTTCCTTCTGATTCGTTGGGTGTGGAAGCTTAGACATTACCTCCACCTTTGCTTGATCTACCTCGATGCCCCTCTCAGATACAACATGTCCTAGTAATATCCCCTCCTTGACcataaagtggcatttctcaTAGTTTAGCACCAGGTTCTTCTTCCTGCATCTCTCCAAAACAACATCCAGGTGCCCCAGGAAAGTCTCAAAAGAATCTCCATATACAGTGAAgtcatccataaaaatttctATGCAGTCCTCCAGCAAATCTgagaaaatgctcatcatacataGCTGAAACGTCCCAGGTGCGTTGCATAGaccaaacggcattcttcggtaGGCGTATGTTCCAAAGGGGCAGGTAAATGTGATCTTCTCCTGATCCTTCGGATTGACATAGATTTGGAAGTATCCACCGTAGTCGTCTAGAAAGCAGAAGTATTGCTTTCCCGCCAACCTTTCCAGCATTTGGTTGATGAAGGGTAGCGGGAAATGATCCTTTCGTGTGGCCGCATTGAGTTTCCGGTAGTCTATGCACATTCTCCACCCCGTGACTAACCTTGTGGGCACAAGCTCGTTGCGGTCATTCGTGACTACTTGTATTCCTGATTTCTTCGGCACCATGTGAACAGGACTCACCCACTCACTATCgggatggagtatatgattcCCAGGGCCAGCAGTTTCAATACTTCCTTTAAGACTTCCTCTCTCATGTTGGGATTGAGTTTCCTCTGGAGATCCCGGTGTGCCTTGGCTCCTTCTTCCAAtcggatgtggtgcatgcatAGATCGGGACTGATCTCCACCAGGTCAGATAGagtccaccctattgctttTTGGTTCCTCCCCAACACTTCCAATAACTTGACTTCTTGCTCCTGGGTCAGAAGGCTGTTGATTATGACAGGCAAAGATTCGCCTTCGCCTAGGTAGGCGTACTCCAGACCCGGAGGAAGgttcttcaactctttctaTGGAGGGGGTACTTCAGGGGGCAACGGGTTCTTTTCCATACCTTTCTTGACCAGCTCGTCCAACTCTGGCAACTTTTCCATACTGGCCAGTTGGACTGATCCTTTGGACCCGGGGGATCCTGTTTTGCCACAGAAGTCCATTATTGCctttatgattttttcatCAGATAGCCCTTGCTTAATAACTGCTTCAC is drawn from Salvia hispanica cultivar TCC Black 2014 chromosome 6, UniMelb_Shisp_WGS_1.0, whole genome shotgun sequence and contains these coding sequences:
- the LOC125194862 gene encoding ribosomal biogenesis protein LAS1L-like codes for the protein MRKKLSRRRVIGWILKNLTERRRVNELSKRKHWMKRPLGRGMREKREGIDSGEGVEARENHEVESGDVEETEGQDVEKAVDGEKGRVGEEGEAMGDEKAEKEGGSVDEKVVEKETEEEENVNGEDVEKKGERDADREETEDVREKIETEIVVEDDTPTDDQGTPIDERLTRNQSCRNRKQEDEAEAGRAKNLRLDDIEETWDDIPQVQETLPAEKDISPEALETRYEAERKRKGKHTAKPQKKKSRPTNTTLVISEPEAIRVPFAHPTEEEEAEIPNVEESPFKTMEVLVTKRLLEAMVQFEDPKLQRACDGRAANGKSAKSGKKLCLSDLRDLGVEKKFISYFKSIGFEWLLNHSEEEVPVALAK
- the LOC125194863 gene encoding pistil-specific extensin-like protein, with protein sequence MARSARGKNPPKERTKKTATSSTPAAEKPPSPPPERNPVPAPAEVPPQPTPAEVQPQPDICQSNPTAEIISTEAKSDDEDLDEEEVIQEFMKKYGKKPKASKLFAKMSEACRKQEEHKP
- the LOC125194864 gene encoding uncharacterized protein LOC125194864, producing the protein MCHLPVEIEHKAYWAVKEMNMKAHACEEERKLQLQELEELRLESYDSAMWYKERTKLWHDKNLRVNELQFGQKVLFFQSKLMLMPGKLKSKWIGPYTIVGIRAHGAVEIQGVNANSVPFLVNGHRVKVFRDSSKLCEVEEIPLHTPSTIA